DNA from Bradyrhizobium japonicum USDA 6:
AAGAGCTACGTTCCTACGCCTTCTGCGCGTCCATCACCTTGCACACGGCGGGGCGGTCTGACATGCGCTTGAAGTGATCGGCGATCTTCGGCGTGGCGTTGATGTCGACGCTGTCACCCTCGAGCCAGAGCGAGAGCGTGTGGAGGTAGGGATCGCAGATCGTGAACTGGTCGCCCATCACCCAGGGACCTTTGAACATCTTCTGCTCGATCAAGGCGAAGCAGGCGCCCATGGTCTTCGGCACCATCGCCTTCATGTCGGCGAACGAGCTCTCCTGCGTCGCCCAGCGCGCGCCGCGCATCTTGTGGGCATGGTTGATGTGCGCGGTCGAGCAGAGATAGGAATTGAACGACTGCACCTGGGCGAAGTCGAAGGGATCGTCGAGCGGGGCGAGTTTCGCCTTGGGGAAGGTCTGCGCGATGTAGGCCAGCATCGCAGGCGTCTCGGTCAGCACGCCGCGATCGGTCACCAGCGCCGGCACGCGGCCCTTCGGATTGATCGCGAGGTATTCCGGGCTGTTCTGCTGGTTATCCTTGAAGCTCAGCCGTTCAGCCGTGTAGTCGGCGCCGGCCTCCTCCAGGGTCATGTAGGTGGCGAGCGCGCAGGTGCCGGTGGCGTAGTAGAGCTTGAGCATGTCGGACCTCATGGGAAAATTGGAAACTAACGGCTGCGGGCCGCCAGGTCCATAGCACGGCGTTCTCCGTGCTTTTACTCTTCGCAGTTGCCCACCGCCGCCCGCCTGTGCCAAGACGCCCGCAATCGGAGGGGTTTGTCATGACCGTACTCATCGCCGGTGGCGGCATCGGCGGGCTGACGCTTGCGCTCAGCCTGCACGGAATCGGCGTTCCCGTAAAAGTGTTCGAGAGCGTCGCGGAACTGAAGCCGCTCGGCGTCGGCATCAACGTGCTGCCGCATGCGGTGCGCGAGCTGATCGAGCTCGGGCTGATGGACCGGCTGGACGAAAGCGGCGTGCGCACCCGCGAGCTCGCCTATTTCTCCAAGCACGGCAAGCCGATCTGGAGCGAGCCGCGCGGGCTGGAAGCCGGCTATAAATGGCCGCAATTCTCGATCCATCGCGGCACCCTCCAGCAGCTCCTGCTCGACACCGCGATCGAGCGGCTCGGCCGCGAGAATATCCTGACCAGCCACCATCTGACCGGCTGGACCGAGACGGACAGCGGCGTGCGCGCCGACTTCATCGACAGGGCGACCGGCAAGGCTGCCGGCAGCTACGACGGCACGATCCTGATCGCCGCCGACGGCATCCATTCCGCCGTGCGAGAGAAGCTCTACCCGCAGGAGGGACCGCCGATCTGGAACGGCCGCATCCTCTGGCGCGGCGTCACGCCGTCAAAGGCCTTCCTCACCGGCCGCACCATGATCATGGCCGGACACGAGATCCTGAAATTCGTCTGCTATCCGATTTCGAAGGCGCCGGATGCAGCGGGCAACCATCTGATCAACTGGGTTGCCGAGCGCCACATGCCGCCGACCTATCAGTGGCGGCGCGAGGATTATAACCGCACCGCGCGGCTGGAGGAGTTCTTGCCCTGGTTCGAGAGCTGGCAGTTCGACTGGCTCGACGTGCCCGGCCTGATCAGGAACTGCCCGCACGCCTACGAATATCCGCTGGTCGACCGCGATCCGGTGTCGCAATGGACCTTCGGCCGCGTCACGCTGATGGGCGACGCCGCGCACCCGATGTACCCGATCGGCTCGAACGGCGCCTCTCAGGCGATCCTCGATGCCCGCACCATCACGCGCGAGATCCTGGCGCATGGCCTAACGACCGCGGCGCTGCTCGCCTACGAGGCCGAGCGCAGGCCCGCGACCACCGACCTCGTCCTGCTCAACCGCAAGAACGGCCCCGAGCAGGTGATGCAGCTGGTCGAGGAGCGCGCGCCCGACGGCTACGACGTCGTCACCGACGTGCTGTCGCAGAAAGAGCTCGAGGACATCGCCGCGAACTACAAGCGCGTCGCCGGCTTCCAGGTCGAGGCGCTGAATGCGAAACCGCCGATCGTGAGTGCTGGTGCGCGCGCGGGTGGTTGAGTTCAGCTCAATATCTCTAATGCTCTCGCACGAAGCGAGATGCACGTTGATGCGCCCTCTCCCCTTGCGGGGCTGTTGCGTAATTCGTCAATTGTGATTCCCTAGGGCAAAGCCTTGGAGGGTAGCGATGGCGGTCAAGCGGACGGGACAGCCGAGCTTTGTGGAAGCGCTGATGCCGAAGGGGGCCGGCGCCAATGCGGCGCTGGATCGGCTGGCTGGCCTGGTCAAGTGGTACCGGTTCGAGAAGCTGATCGGCCATTTGCGGGATGAAGGGAGCCCCGGTCGACCAGGCTATCCGGTGTTGGTGCTGTTTCGTGCTGTGCTGTTGCAGTCGCTGTATGGTCTTTCGGAGCGCGAACTCGAGGAAGCGCTGGGCGACCGGTTGTCGTTCAAGCGCTTCGTCGGTTTGAGCCTTGAGGATGCGACGCCCGACCACACGGTCCTGAACCGCTTCCGGAACCAGCTCGTTGAACAGGGCCTGCTGGAGAAGCTGTTTGGCGAATTGGATCGTCAGCTTGAGAATGCTGGCGTGATCCTCAAGCGCGGCACGATGCTGGATGCGACCTTGATCCAGGCAGTCTCGGCTCCGCCCAAGGAGGATCGCCCCTCAAACGACCCTGATGCCCGGTTTGCCAAACGGCAGGGCAAAAGCGGCTCGACCTTCGGTTACAAGGCCCATGTGGGTGTGGACGAAGGATCCGGCTTGATCCGCGCGGTGCTGACCACACCCGCTAACGTCAACGATACGACACCTGCGGACGCTTTGATCCGGGGCGATGAAGCTGCGGTGTGGGCCGATGCGGCTTACGACACCCATGCCCGACGGGCCCGGCTGAAGGCGGAGGGCAAGAAACCCCGCATCGCTCGTCGGCCCAACAGACATCATCCGGAACTGCCGCCCAGGCTCAAACGCTACAACCTCCTCATCGCGCGCCGCCGAGCCCAGGTCGAGACCACCTTCGCTACTCTCAAACGCCGCATGCGGCTGACCTGCATCCGCTACGTCGGTCTGATCAAGGCGACCGGGCAAGTCGTGCTCGCCGCGATCGCCTTCAACATGAGGCGGTGGGCCACAATCGCCGCGTGAGCCACCCTCCGAGGGCGACAACTACAGATCTTGGCAGGCAATTGCCGGGACCAAGGCCTTCGTTCCTGACGTCTTCAGCCTCAAGAGCTGATAACGCAACAGGCCCCTTGTGGGAGAGGGCAGCGACGCTGCCAGACACAAACTCGCTTGGGTGATGGGTCTGTCTCCGCGATCACATCTCTTGCAATTGAATTCGCGGCTAGAGACCCCTCATCCGGCGCCATAGCCGAAGCTTCGCTTCGGCGTTCTCTTAAGAACGGCGCCCCGAAGGCCGCCTATGCCACCTTCTCCTACAAGGGGAGAAGGGATACCACATACGTGGCTCGACTATTTCCCCACCACCCTCGCCGCCTCCAGCAGCCGCTCGCTGGCGCTCGCCGTCGCCAGCACCGTGCCGTCTTCGGCCATCAGCTTCGCCTCGACGAACGCAATCGTCTTGCCGAGCTGCGTCACCCTGGCCTCACCGATGATCGGGCCGGGCCTTGCGGGGCTGAGGAAATTCACGGTCATGCTGATCGTGGTGGTGTAGAGCCGGCCCTCGCTCATCACCAGCACGGCTGGCCCCATGGTGTCGTCGAGCATGGCAGAGAGCATGCCGCCCTGGATGAAGCCCGCCGGATTGCAGAACTCGGGCTTGCCCTCGAAGGCGAGCCTGATCCAGCCCTCCTCCGGACGGGCATCGAGCAGGCGCCATCCGAGCAGCTCGGCGCAGGGCGGCCTTGGAAAATTGTCGAGTGCGGTCTTGACCATCGGCAGCCTCCGTATCGGGCGCTGATAGCGTAGCGCTGCTGCCAGCGTGCTGTCAGGACGGTGAGGCCGTTGAAGGATCGAGCGCGTGCGCGATCACCTTGCGCATGACGTTGGGCAGCGCCTCACCGGCGAGGGTCGCGATCGGCACCCAGCGCATGCCCTCGGGCGCGCGCGAGCGCGCGTCGGCCTTCGCCGTGTAGACCACCAGCTCCAGCGGAAAATGCGTGAAGACGTGGGTGACGACGCCCACCTTGCGCTGCCAGCGCGACAGCCTCTTCAGCTCGGGCGCCTGCTGCTTCGCCGTTGCGTCTTCCTGGCCGGCCAGCCAGTCCGAGCCCGGCACCTCGGTCATGCCGCCAAGGAGGCCTTTTTCGGGCCTCGAGCGGACCAGCAGCTCGCCGCCGCGCGTCACGACGAAGGCAGCACCGCGCCGCAACGTTCCGCTCTTCTTCGGCGCCTTGCGCGGAAACGATTCCTGCGTCGCCAGCGCACGCGCGGTGCAATCCTCGTTGAGCGGACAGAGCGAGCAGGCCGGTTTCTTCGGCGTGCAGATCGAGGCGCCCAGATCCATCAGCGCCTGCGCGCTGTCGCCGGCGCGAGACTTCTCGTCGCCGGCGCGTGAGTCTGCGAGCAGCGTCGCCGCCAGTTGCTGGATCAGCGGCTTGGCCTGCGGCAGCTCCTCCTCGACCGCGAACAGGCGCGACACCACGCGCTCGATATTGCCGTCGACCGGCATGGTGCGGCGGTCGAACGCGATCGCGGCGATCGCGGCCGCCGTATAGGGTCCGATGCCCGGCAGCGCGCGCAGCCCCTCTTCCGTGTCCGGAAACACACCGCCGTGCTCGCGCGTCACGGCCACGGCGCAGGCGTGGAGATTGCGCGCGCGCGAGTAATAGCCGAGCCCGGCCCACATCCGCAGCACGTCATCCAGCGAGGCTCGCCCGAGCGCCGTGACATCCGGCCAGCGCGCGACGAACTTCTCGAAATAGGGGCCGACGGCTTTCACGGTGGTCTGCTGGAGCATGATCTCCGACAGCCAGACGCGGTAAGGGTCCGAGGTCTGGCCGGGCATCGCGCGCCATGGCAGACGGCGGCGATGGCGGTCGTACCAGGCGAGCAGCAATGTGGGACGAGCCGATGCCTCCGGCTGAATTGGTTCCGACTTGGCCTTCAGGGCAGATCTGGGGCTCATGCTCTCACTGTAGCGGCAACGCGGCGGCCTCTCCACGTCATGCCCGCGCTCGTCGCCGGCATCCACGTCTTTCTTCGCGGACCGCTCCCCCAATGGTGAGGCCTGCCCTCCGAAGTGCTATAAGGGTCCATGTCCAAATTCCCTCCCAAACCCGGCCCCATCAGCGCCAAGCCGCTTTCGCTGCTTCTCAACGACGTCTTTGCCGAGGCCTATGCCAAGCAGGGATTTGCCGCGCGCGAGCTGGTGACGCGGTGGGCGCAGATCGCCGGGCCGGAGATCGCAGCCCATGCCGAACCTCTGAAGATGCAATGGCCGCGGCCGGTCGAGGGCCAGCCGCAGGAGCCGGCGACCCTGGTGCTGCGGGTCGAGGGGCCGATGGCGCTGGAGATCCAGCACTCTGCCGACGTGATCCTGGAGCGGGTCAATCGCTTCTTCGGCTGGAGCGCGGTCGGCAAGCTCGCCTTCCGCCAGGCCCCCCTGTCGCGCGCCCGGCGGCCGGTCCGACCCGGCCCGCCGGATCCCAAATCGGTGGCCAAGGTGGCGGAGAGCCTGGGGGACATCGAAGATGAAGAATTGAAGACAGCGCTGGCGCGGCTCGGGGCGGCCATCAAGCGAAATTGAGCCTCATTCCGCCGGTAATCTGGACCCGTCCCTGTCGCTCGCCATTGCCTCAAACTACGTTTCAAGCTAGCGACAGGCCGCCTGAACGGGAACTTCGGGCGAGACCACGCCAATTCGGGAGCCGACCTTGATCATCACCCGCCGCGCCTTCAACACGATGCTGTCGCTGACCGGTCTTGCCGCGCTCGCCGGGCTGTCGCCGCTGCGGTTCATCAACGAAGCCATGGCGCAGTCGGCCGCCGATGTGGCCAAGCCCGTGTCGCTGCCCGACATGGCACTCGGCCCCAAGGACGCCCCCGTCACCATCACCGAATATGCCTCGATGACCTGCCCGCATTGTGCGGCGTTCAACGAGCAGGTGTTCCCCAAGATCAAGTCGGAATACATCGACACCGGCAAGGTGCGTTACATCTTCCGCGAGTTCCCGCTCGACATCAAAGCCGCCGCCGGCTCGATGCTGTCGCGCTGCATCGCCAAGGACGACGCGCCGAAATATTTCGCGGTCACCGACATGCTGTTCCGCCAGCAGAACGACTGGGTGCTGAAGAACACCACCGAGACGCTGACGCGGATCGGCAAGCAGGCCGGCCTCACCCAGCAGCAGGTCGAAGCCTGCCTGAAGGACCAGGCGCTGCTCGACAAGATCGCCGCCGACCAGAAATACGCCAGCGACGTTCTGAAGGTGGATTCGACGCCGACCTTCTTCATCAACGGCGAGAAGATCAAGGGCGAAGCCTCGTTCGATGAATTCGCCAAGAAGATCAATCCGCTGCTGAAGAGCTGATTTTCCCCGCTCGGCACCTGATTCGCATCTCGAAAGCCGTATCTTTCCCGGCATAAATCCCTTGGGAAAAGCGGCTTTCGCCGGTTGCCCTCGCGGCGCACCGCGGCCATTGTCCGACCGCATGAGGCGCCTCGCGCGACTCACCCAGAGAGTGACATTGCCTTCCATGGTATTGTCCCGGCAGGGGGATTCGCGCCTGCCAACAGAGATGCGTGCTTATGAAAATCACCCGCCTGCGCCTTCACGGCTTCAAGTCCTTCGTTGAGCCCACGGACTTCGTCATCGAGCCCGGCCTGACCGGCGTGGTCGGCCCCAACGGCTGCGGCAAGTCGAATCTGGTCGAGGCGCTGCGCTGGGCGATGGGCGAGACGTCCTACAAGTCGCTGCGCGCCGCTGACATGGACGCGGTGATCTTCGCCGGCTCCGGCAACCGTCCTGCGCGCAACCACGCCGAAGTGACGATGACGATCGACAATGCCGATCGCACCGCGCCGGCGGCGATGAACGACAGCCAGCTTCTGGAAATCTCCCGCCGCATCGAGCGCGAGGCCGGCTCGGTCTATCGCATCAACGGCCGCGACGTTCGCGCGCGCGACGTGCAGATCCTGTTCGCGGACGCGGCCACCGGCGCGCGCTCGCCCGCCCTCGTCCACCAGGGCAAGATCGGCGAGATCATCCAGGCCAAGCCCGAGCAGCGCCGCCGTGTGCTGGAAGATGCTGCCGGCGTCGCCGGCCTGCACGCCCGCCGCCACGAGGCCGAACTGCGGCTGAAGGCCGCCGAAACCAACCTCACCCGCGTCGAGGACGTGATCGGCCAGCTCGGCGGCCAGATGGAAGGCCTGAAGAAGCAGGCCCGCCAGGCCGTGCGCTATCGCGAAGTCGCGGCCAAAGTCCGCAAGGCGGAAGCGACGCTGTTCCACCTGCGCTGGATCGGCGCGCATGCCGACGTCAACGAATCCGGCCAGACCCATGATCTCGCGGTTCGCGAGATGGCCGAACGCACCCAGCACCAGGCCGAAGCCGCCCGCATCCAGGCGATCCGCGCTGCCGAAATGCCGGCGCTGCGCGATGCCGAAGCGCGCGCCGCGGCCGGGCTGCAGCGCCTGACCAATGCGCGCGAACTGCTCGACCGCGAGGAAGAGCGCGCCAAGGAGCGCGTCGCCGAGCTCGAGCGGCGCCTCGCCCAGTTCGAGGGCGACATCTCGCGCGCCCAGCAGCAGACCATGGACGCCGACGTCGCGCTCCAGCGGCTCGACACCGAAGACGCCGAGCTGAAGGAAGAGATCAAGTCGCGGGTCGAGAAGCGCTCCGGCGTCGACGAGCGCGTCGGCGAAGCCGAGGCGGTGCTGACCGAAACCGAGCAGCAGTTCGCCGAGCTCACCACGGCGCTTGCCGACCTCACCGCCAAGCGCAACCAGCTCGAGGCCAATGTCCGCACCCACCGCGACAAGCTCGCCCGGCTCGACCAGGAGATTTCGAACGTCGCGGCCGAAGAGCAGAAGCTTGCCGACGAGACCGGCGGCTTCGGCGATCTCGACGAGCTGACCGCAACGGTCGAGACCGCGGAGCAGACCCTTGCTGCTTCGGAAGCCGCGGCCCAGGCGAGCGAGGCTGCGCATGTTGCCGCGCGCCAGACGCTGGAATCCTCGCGCTCGCCGCTCGTCGAAGCCGACAAGCGCGTGCAGCGCCTCGATACCGAAGCGCGTACGATCTCCAAGATCGTCAACGGCGAGACCAAGAATCTGTGGCCGCCGATCATCGACGGCATCACCGTCGACAAGGGTTTTGAGAAGGCGATCGGCGCAGCCCTCGGCGACGATCTCGATGCGCCGGTCGATCCATCCGCGCCGATGCGCTGGACCAATGCCGGCGTCACCGAGGGCGATCCGGAGCTGCCCGAGGGCGTCGTGCCGCTTGCGAGCCACGTTCAGGCGCCCGCCGAGCTGGCGCGCCGCCTGGCGCAGATCGGCGTGGTGCCGCGCGAGCGCGGCGCCGAGCTGGTCTCGCAGCTCAAGACTGGCCAGCGGCTGGTCTCGCCCGAAGGCGACGTCTGGCGCTGGGACGGCTTTGTCGCCGCGGCCCACGCCCCCACCGGCGCCGCACGGCGCCTCGCCGAGCGCGCCCGCCTCGTCGACATCGAGAACGAGCTGGAGCAGGCCCGCATCGACGCGCAGATCAAGCGTCAGGCGCTGGAGAACGCCGAGTCCGAGCTGCAGATGGCCGCCAGCACCGAAGGTGCGAGCCGCGAGGCCTGGCGCGCCGCCCAGCGCGAGCTGAACGTCGCGCGCGAGCGCCATGCCACCGCCGAGCGCGAGATCAGCCGCCGCGCCGCGCGCAAGGCGACGCTGTCGGAAGCCCATAGCCGTCTCGCCGCCGACCGCGCCGAGGCCGAGGCCGCGTACGAATATGCCGCCGCCGGCATCACCGAACTGCCGTCGAGCGAGGACACCGAAACCCGTCTCGCCGCCGTCCGCAGCGATATCGAAGGCCATCGCCGCATGGCCGCCCAGGTCCGCGCCGAGGCGCAGGCGCTGGCGCGCGAGGCGGAACTCGCCGACCGGCGCGTGCAGGCGATCCTCGCCGAGCGCACCGAGTGGCAGAACCGCAAGGAGAGCGCGGCCTCTCACATCGACACCATCCAGACCCGCATCACCGAGGTCTCGATCGAGCGCAGCGATCTCGAAAACGCGCCCGCCGTGTTCGCCGAGAAGCGCAGCGCGCTGATCACCGAGATCGAATACGCGGAAAACGACCGCCGCATGGCCGCCGACGCGCTCGCCTCGGCCGAGACCGCGATGGCCGAAACCGATCGCGTCGCCAAGCTGACACTCGAAGCGCTGTCGAGCTCCCGCGAGGCCACCGCCCGCGCCGAGG
Protein-coding regions in this window:
- a CDS encoding IS5 family transposase yields the protein MAVKRTGQPSFVEALMPKGAGANAALDRLAGLVKWYRFEKLIGHLRDEGSPGRPGYPVLVLFRAVLLQSLYGLSERELEEALGDRLSFKRFVGLSLEDATPDHTVLNRFRNQLVEQGLLEKLFGELDRQLENAGVILKRGTMLDATLIQAVSAPPKEDRPSNDPDARFAKRQGKSGSTFGYKAHVGVDEGSGLIRAVLTTPANVNDTTPADALIRGDEAAVWADAAYDTHARRARLKAEGKKPRIARRPNRHHPELPPRLKRYNLLIARRRAQVETTFATLKRRMRLTCIRYVGLIKATGQVVLAAIAFNMRRWATIAA
- a CDS encoding flavin-dependent oxidoreductase, with the translated sequence MTVLIAGGGIGGLTLALSLHGIGVPVKVFESVAELKPLGVGINVLPHAVRELIELGLMDRLDESGVRTRELAYFSKHGKPIWSEPRGLEAGYKWPQFSIHRGTLQQLLLDTAIERLGRENILTSHHLTGWTETDSGVRADFIDRATGKAAGSYDGTILIAADGIHSAVREKLYPQEGPPIWNGRILWRGVTPSKAFLTGRTMIMAGHEILKFVCYPISKAPDAAGNHLINWVAERHMPPTYQWRREDYNRTARLEEFLPWFESWQFDWLDVPGLIRNCPHAYEYPLVDRDPVSQWTFGRVTLMGDAAHPMYPIGSNGASQAILDARTITREILAHGLTTAALLAYEAERRPATTDLVLLNRKNGPEQVMQLVEERAPDGYDVVTDVLSQKELEDIAANYKRVAGFQVEALNAKPPIVSAGARAGG
- the mutY gene encoding A/G-specific adenine glycosylase translates to MSPRSALKAKSEPIQPEASARPTLLLAWYDRHRRRLPWRAMPGQTSDPYRVWLSEIMLQQTTVKAVGPYFEKFVARWPDVTALGRASLDDVLRMWAGLGYYSRARNLHACAVAVTREHGGVFPDTEEGLRALPGIGPYTAAAIAAIAFDRRTMPVDGNIERVVSRLFAVEEELPQAKPLIQQLAATLLADSRAGDEKSRAGDSAQALMDLGASICTPKKPACSLCPLNEDCTARALATQESFPRKAPKKSGTLRRGAAFVVTRGGELLVRSRPEKGLLGGMTEVPGSDWLAGQEDATAKQQAPELKRLSRWQRKVGVVTHVFTHFPLELVVYTAKADARSRAPEGMRWVPIATLAGEALPNVMRKVIAHALDPSTASPS
- the smc gene encoding chromosome segregation protein SMC, with protein sequence MKITRLRLHGFKSFVEPTDFVIEPGLTGVVGPNGCGKSNLVEALRWAMGETSYKSLRAADMDAVIFAGSGNRPARNHAEVTMTIDNADRTAPAAMNDSQLLEISRRIEREAGSVYRINGRDVRARDVQILFADAATGARSPALVHQGKIGEIIQAKPEQRRRVLEDAAGVAGLHARRHEAELRLKAAETNLTRVEDVIGQLGGQMEGLKKQARQAVRYREVAAKVRKAEATLFHLRWIGAHADVNESGQTHDLAVREMAERTQHQAEAARIQAIRAAEMPALRDAEARAAAGLQRLTNARELLDREEERAKERVAELERRLAQFEGDISRAQQQTMDADVALQRLDTEDAELKEEIKSRVEKRSGVDERVGEAEAVLTETEQQFAELTTALADLTAKRNQLEANVRTHRDKLARLDQEISNVAAEEQKLADETGGFGDLDELTATVETAEQTLAASEAAAQASEAAHVAARQTLESSRSPLVEADKRVQRLDTEARTISKIVNGETKNLWPPIIDGITVDKGFEKAIGAALGDDLDAPVDPSAPMRWTNAGVTEGDPELPEGVVPLASHVQAPAELARRLAQIGVVPRERGAELVSQLKTGQRLVSPEGDVWRWDGFVAAAHAPTGAARRLAERARLVDIENELEQARIDAQIKRQALENAESELQMAASTEGASREAWRAAQRELNVARERHATAEREISRRAARKATLSEAHSRLAADRAEAEAAYEYAAAGITELPSSEDTETRLAAVRSDIEGHRRMAAQVRAEAQALAREAELADRRVQAILAERTEWQNRKESAASHIDTIQTRITEVSIERSDLENAPAVFAEKRSALITEIEYAENDRRMAADALASAETAMAETDRVAKLTLEALSSSREATARAEERMEGARRRLEDIEREIRDMLEVEPQAVAGLAEIEPGAELPPLHDIEEDLEKMRRDRERLGAVNLRAEEELREVETQHTGLVTERDDLVEAIKRLRQGIQSLNKEARERLLTSFEVVNNHFKRLFVELFGGGEAALHLIESDDPLEAGLEIIAKPPGKKPQTLSLLSGGEQALTAMALIFAVFLTNPSPICVLDEVDAPLDDHNVERYCNLLHEMTGSTDTRFIIITHNPITMARMNRLFGVTMAERGVSQLVSVSLAEAVDILDQNVA
- a CDS encoding PaaI family thioesterase translates to MVKTALDNFPRPPCAELLGWRLLDARPEEGWIRLAFEGKPEFCNPAGFIQGGMLSAMLDDTMGPAVLVMSEGRLYTTTISMTVNFLSPARPGPIIGEARVTQLGKTIAFVEAKLMAEDGTVLATASASERLLEAARVVGK
- a CDS encoding glutathione S-transferase family protein codes for the protein MLKLYYATGTCALATYMTLEEAGADYTAERLSFKDNQQNSPEYLAINPKGRVPALVTDRGVLTETPAMLAYIAQTFPKAKLAPLDDPFDFAQVQSFNSYLCSTAHINHAHKMRGARWATQESSFADMKAMVPKTMGACFALIEQKMFKGPWVMGDQFTICDPYLHTLSLWLEGDSVDINATPKIADHFKRMSDRPAVCKVMDAQKA
- a CDS encoding DsbA family protein — encoded protein: MIITRRAFNTMLSLTGLAALAGLSPLRFINEAMAQSAADVAKPVSLPDMALGPKDAPVTITEYASMTCPHCAAFNEQVFPKIKSEYIDTGKVRYIFREFPLDIKAAAGSMLSRCIAKDDAPKYFAVTDMLFRQQNDWVLKNTTETLTRIGKQAGLTQQQVEACLKDQALLDKIAADQKYASDVLKVDSTPTFFINGEKIKGEASFDEFAKKINPLLKS
- a CDS encoding DUF721 domain-containing protein, giving the protein MSKFPPKPGPISAKPLSLLLNDVFAEAYAKQGFAARELVTRWAQIAGPEIAAHAEPLKMQWPRPVEGQPQEPATLVLRVEGPMALEIQHSADVILERVNRFFGWSAVGKLAFRQAPLSRARRPVRPGPPDPKSVAKVAESLGDIEDEELKTALARLGAAIKRN